The stretch of DNA TTTTGTGTCGAAAAATAATCATCTATTAATTGTAATCTGTCACCGAATTTTTTGTTATCGCGTAGATGTTTGTAAACACCGTTTTGAACCATCTTTAAAAGGTAAGACCTTATATTTTGATTCTTAATTTTTTTGCGCGATTCCCAAAATTTAATCCATATAACCTGAACAATATCTTTTGATACATCCTCATCGTTTAAAATAGAAAATGCAAATGAATAAAGTGCCTTCCAGTAGCGTCCATATAGTATATTGAATGCTGTTTCATCCGACCGTTGAATCATATTCATCAACTGATCGTCAGTAATTTCATTTCTGGAATATACTTTTTTCACTATCAGGAATATTTGGATTTTAGTTTGTGTTAGGTTGTTGGGTGTAAAAAACGCCCTGTCATTTCGTGGAAATGCAGGGCGACTAATATATATTATTCTACACTAAATTTATGTATAGTCTCGGTATGATATTTATCACCGGGACGTAAAATAGTTGTTGGAAAATCTTTTTGATTTGGAGAATCAGGATAATGTTGAGTCTCTAAACAAAATGCTGTTCTGAACTCATACTTTTTCCCTCCTTTTCCAACATCAGATCCATCAAGGAAGTTACCTCCGTAGAACTGTAATCCAGGCTCAGTTGTGAAAATTTCCATTACTCTTCCGCTTTTTGGTTCAACAACCTTAGCGGCTAATTTCATTACTCCATTTTCTCCATTTAATACAAAGTTGTGATCGTAACCATTTCCGTTTTTAAGAATCTGATCATCGGCATTAACTTCTTTTCCAATTTCCTTTGCAACTGTAAAATCGAATGGGGTACCTTTAACTTCTGCCAATTCTCCTGTTGGAATTAATGTATTGTCAATTGGAGTATATCTATCGGCGTTAATCATCAATACGTGATCGTTGATAGTTCCGTTTCCTGCTCCGTGAAGATTAAAGAAAGAGTGAGATGTTAAGTTTACAATTGTTGGTTTATCAGTTTCGGCATCGTAAGTAATTTTCAACTCATTTGCTTCTGTTAACTCATAAGTAACTGTAACATCTAAATTTCCCGGATAACCTTCGTGCATATCAGGATCAGTATGTTTAAGCACCAACTTATTTCCTTCTTGTTTTGCATCGAAAACAACATCGTTGTAACCAATCAATCCGCCGTGTAGCGCATTAACACCATTGTTTGTTGCTAATGTGTATTCTTGTCCGTCGATAGAGAATTTACCTTTTGCAATACGGTTTCCGTAACGTCCTATTAAAGCTCCGAAATAAAGATTCCCTTTTGGAGCAATAGTACTTTCGATATTGTCGTATCCAAGTACAATATCTTCCATTTTACCATCTTTGTCAGGAACCATTAGTGTAACTATTTTACCTCCGTAGTTTGTGATAGTAGTTTCTATTCCATTTTTGTTTTTAAGAGTAAAAAGATTTGTTTGTTTTCCTCTTACAGTCATCTCCCAATTGTTGTTTTCGGCAGATGATTTTTTCTCCTTTTTTGGAGCGTCATTACACGAACCTAAGCTTAAGGCTAGTGCAAGAATTGCTATTACTGATCTTTTCATATTTTGGTTTTATTTATTCTGATAATATTTCCACAAAGAAATACCTCTAGGCGATATTCCAAACTAATACTCAATTTACTGAGAGGAGTGTCTTCTCTTTTTTGCACTCCATTTATAATAACATTCTGCTAACTATATTTCAATAATATTGTTTATTTTTTGCTCATTAAGCTAAGTTTCAATGGCAATTCGTTGTAATTATACGTTGCTGGAATATTAGTCGCATCAAATGATTGATATAACATTTGTATTTCTTCAATACTTTCTATTTCAAGTTTCTGATTATAACTTGCTCTTATCAACTCAGGGTGACTAACAAGGGAATTTTTAGATTTACTTCCATCGGCATTATAAACATCTTCGGCATCAGCAAAAAAATCGTTTTTATCTCCTTCATATCTTGTCCATTCACCATCAATAGAATCTGCAACCATTGCGAATATAAATCTGTTTCGTGCATCCACATCCCACTTACGTGTTGGATGAAAATATGCTCCTTCGCCCAAGGCTATAAATTTCTCGTCTTTTTTTGAATAGAATACATGTGCAGCTTCAAACATCTTCCATTTTAAAGAATCTTTCACACCTGTTTGAGTAAATGCAACTTTAGATTCAGATTTATGAAATCCATTAGGGAAATCTTCATTAGAACTCTTCATATATAACAAAGCTCCTTTCTGATCGGCATAGAACATATACATTTCATCCTTATCTTGAATTGCCCAGAAATCTATCCAAAACTTTTTTTCTGTTTTATGAGTGTCCATCACTTTTATTTCAGACCATCCATTAACATCTTCTATATTATAATTTGTCATATAGATTGGTTCAAGATCGCCATGATCTCCGTTAACCCATGTATG from Bacteroidota bacterium encodes:
- a CDS encoding sigma factor, which codes for MKKVYSRNEITDDQLMNMIQRSDETAFNILYGRYWKALYSFAFSILNDEDVSKDIVQVIWIKFWESRKKIKNQNIRSYLLKMVQNGVYKHLRDNKKFGDRLQLIDDYFSTQ
- a CDS encoding aldose epimerase family protein — encoded protein: MKRSVIAILALALSLGSCNDAPKKEKKSSAENNNWEMTVRGKQTNLFTLKNKNGIETTITNYGGKIVTLMVPDKDGKMEDIVLGYDNIESTIAPKGNLYFGALIGRYGNRIAKGKFSIDGQEYTLATNNGVNALHGGLIGYNDVVFDAKQEGNKLVLKHTDPDMHEGYPGNLDVTVTYELTEANELKITYDAETDKPTIVNLTSHSFFNLHGAGNGTINDHVLMINADRYTPIDNTLIPTGELAEVKGTPFDFTVAKEIGKEVNADDQILKNGNGYDHNFVLNGENGVMKLAAKVVEPKSGRVMEIFTTEPGLQFYGGNFLDGSDVGKGGKKYEFRTAFCLETQHYPDSPNQKDFPTTILRPGDKYHTETIHKFSVE
- a CDS encoding non-reducing end alpha-L-arabinofuranosidase family hydrolase, producing the protein MNKILIAITAVLMISSCGNESVNNKKWTTSEPVFGSRIGDAWDNVAAKDPSIVEYNGKYHLFYTAKSADTINGKVNYKIGTGYTSAKTIEELNSSERIFIDSIVGGNVVAPQVFYFEPQKKWYLIAHTWVNGDHGDLEPIYMTNYNIEDVNGWSEIKVMDTHKTEKKFWIDFWAIQDKDEMYMFYADQKGALLYMKSSNEDFPNGFHKSESKVAFTQTGVKDSLKWKMFEAAHVFYSKKDEKFIALGEGAYFHPTRKWDVDARNRFIFAMVADSIDGEWTRYEGDKNDFFADAEDVYNADGSKSKNSLVSHPELIRASYNQKLEIESIEEIQMLYQSFDATNIPATYNYNELPLKLSLMSKK